The Streptomyces sp. NBC_01689 genome includes a window with the following:
- a CDS encoding ADP-ribosylglycohydrolase family protein yields the protein MTPVGTELADRVLGGWLGRIAGNMLGKPVEQGDHWTRDRIDRYLRRAAALPLTDYLPAPADGGGADHDEFALRPEWRQCVRGRIHGSCRDDDVDYAILGLDLLETHGFGFSTEQVGDLWLLRLPYLQTFTAERAAYRNLASGIKPPLTATYDNPYQEWIGALIRADIYGWTCPGVPRRAASLARRDAVLSHTGNGVYGAMWAAALISAAFTAPTVRRALDTALTVVPASSRLARTVRRVLTLHETRMSWEDTLSTVSEETAGLGWIHTIPNAAVLTAGLLYGDGDFTRTITLTVRGGLDTDSNGATAGSVAGVLCGARAVPAQWKDPLEDTVRSAVFGFDGVRISELAARTVKLAEAGAVS from the coding sequence ATGACCCCTGTGGGCACTGAGCTCGCGGACCGCGTCCTCGGGGGCTGGCTCGGCCGGATCGCGGGCAACATGCTCGGCAAGCCGGTCGAGCAGGGCGACCACTGGACGCGGGACCGCATCGACCGCTATCTGCGACGGGCCGCGGCCCTGCCGCTCACCGACTACCTTCCCGCTCCCGCCGACGGCGGCGGGGCCGACCACGACGAGTTCGCACTGCGGCCCGAGTGGCGGCAGTGCGTCCGCGGCCGTATCCACGGCAGCTGCCGGGACGACGACGTCGACTACGCGATCCTCGGCCTCGACCTGCTGGAGACGCACGGTTTCGGCTTCAGCACCGAGCAGGTCGGCGACCTGTGGCTGCTGCGGCTGCCCTATCTGCAGACCTTCACCGCGGAGCGGGCCGCGTACCGGAATCTCGCGAGCGGCATCAAGCCGCCGCTCACCGCGACCTACGACAACCCGTACCAGGAGTGGATCGGCGCCCTGATCCGCGCCGACATCTACGGGTGGACCTGTCCGGGGGTGCCGCGCCGGGCGGCCTCGCTGGCCCGCCGGGACGCCGTCCTGTCCCATACCGGCAACGGGGTGTACGGCGCCATGTGGGCGGCGGCGCTGATCTCCGCCGCCTTCACCGCGCCCACCGTGCGGCGGGCGCTCGACACCGCGCTGACCGTCGTCCCCGCGAGCAGCCGCCTGGCCCGCACCGTGCGCCGGGTGCTCACGCTCCACGAGACCAGGATGTCCTGGGAGGACACGCTGAGCACGGTGTCCGAGGAGACCGCCGGGCTCGGCTGGATCCACACGATCCCGAACGCCGCCGTCCTCACGGCCGGACTCCTGTACGGCGACGGCGACTTCACCCGCACCATCACGCTGACCGTCCGCGGCGGCCTGGACACCGACTCGAACGGGGCGACCGCGGGCTCGGTCGCCGGGGTCCTGTGCGGGGCGCGGGCCGTTCCCGCGCAGTGGAAGGACCCTTTGGAGGACACGGTGCGCAGCGCGGTCTTCGGCTTCGACGGCGTACGGATCAGTGAGCTGGCCGCGCGCACGGTGAAGCTCGCGGAGGCTGGGGCGGTGAGCTGA
- a CDS encoding glycerate kinase, whose protein sequence is MLIAADKFKGSLTAVQVAERVTAGLRRAAPDAVVESLPVADGGDGTVDAAVAAGFERHEVRVSGPLGDEVTAAFALRGDTAVVEMAEASGLQRLPAGTFAPLTASTYGSGELLRAALDAGARTIVFGVGGSATTDGGAGMLAALGALFLDADGEPVAPGGGALGDVATADLSGLDARLPEVDLVLASDVDNPLTGPKGAPAVYGPQKGASPDDVAVLDAALGHFTTVLEKAIGARAAECAVAPGAGAAGGIGYGALVVGARFRPGIDVMLDVLGFARALDRADLVITGEGSLDEQTLHGKAPAGVAAAARAAGKEVVAVCGRLALAPEALGRAGIRRVYPLTDAEPDIARCIADAGPILERVAENIGRDFLV, encoded by the coding sequence GTGCTGATCGCCGCGGACAAGTTCAAGGGCTCGCTGACCGCCGTCCAGGTCGCGGAGCGGGTGACGGCCGGGCTGCGCCGGGCCGCGCCGGACGCCGTGGTGGAGTCGCTGCCCGTGGCGGACGGCGGTGACGGCACCGTCGACGCGGCGGTCGCGGCCGGCTTCGAGCGCCATGAGGTACGGGTCTCGGGGCCCCTGGGGGACGAGGTCACGGCCGCCTTCGCGCTGCGGGGCGACACCGCGGTCGTCGAGATGGCCGAGGCCAGCGGGCTGCAGCGGCTGCCCGCGGGGACCTTCGCACCGCTCACCGCCTCCACGTACGGCTCCGGGGAACTGCTGCGCGCCGCGCTGGACGCCGGGGCCCGAACGATCGTGTTCGGTGTCGGCGGCAGCGCCACGACCGACGGCGGCGCGGGGATGCTGGCCGCGCTCGGGGCCCTTTTCCTCGACGCGGACGGCGAGCCGGTGGCGCCCGGCGGCGGGGCGCTCGGTGACGTGGCGACCGCGGACCTGAGCGGACTGGACGCCCGGCTCCCCGAGGTCGACCTCGTCCTCGCCAGCGACGTGGACAACCCGCTGACGGGTCCCAAGGGGGCCCCGGCGGTCTACGGGCCCCAGAAGGGCGCGAGCCCCGACGACGTCGCGGTCCTGGACGCCGCGCTGGGCCACTTCACCACCGTTCTGGAGAAGGCGATCGGTGCGCGGGCCGCGGAGTGCGCGGTCGCGCCGGGTGCCGGGGCGGCGGGCGGCATCGGATACGGAGCGCTCGTCGTCGGGGCGCGCTTCCGTCCCGGTATCGACGTCATGCTCGACGTCCTCGGCTTCGCCCGGGCCCTCGACCGGGCGGACCTCGTGATCACGGGTGAGGGCTCGCTCGACGAGCAGACCCTGCACGGCAAGGCCCCGGCGGGCGTCGCGGCGGCCGCGCGTGCGGCGGGCAAGGAGGTCGTCGCGGTCTGCGGACGGCTCGCCCTGGCCCCGGAGGCGCTCGGACGGGCCGGCATCCGCCGCGTGTACCCGCTGACCGACGCCGAGCCCGACATCGCGCGGTGCATCGCGGACGCGGGCCCGATCCTGGAACGCGTCGCGGAGAACATCGGCCGCGACTTCCTCGTCTGA
- a CDS encoding NUDIX domain-containing protein, translated as MTTPDFATYIAGLPRVLAGAAVLFRDAGGRILLVEPNYREGWALPGGTVESDDGETPRQGARRETAEEIGLDAEPGRLLAVDWVHGAGRPPLVAYLYDGGVLDERQLKAIRLQEEELLSWRLVPREELAAHLPGSLGLRVLVALDVLSEGAGTAELENGSRVG; from the coding sequence ATGACCACTCCGGACTTCGCCACCTACATCGCGGGGCTGCCCCGCGTCCTCGCCGGTGCCGCCGTGCTCTTCCGCGACGCCGGCGGACGGATCCTGCTCGTCGAGCCCAACTACCGTGAGGGGTGGGCCCTTCCGGGCGGCACCGTCGAGTCGGACGACGGGGAGACTCCCCGCCAGGGGGCCCGCCGCGAAACCGCCGAGGAGATCGGCCTCGACGCCGAACCGGGCCGGCTGCTCGCGGTCGACTGGGTGCACGGGGCCGGGCGGCCCCCGCTGGTCGCCTATCTGTACGACGGTGGGGTCCTCGACGAGCGACAGCTCAAGGCGATCCGGCTGCAGGAGGAGGAGTTGCTGTCGTGGCGGCTGGTGCCGCGCGAGGAACTGGCCGCACATCTGCCGGGTTCACTGGGCCTCCGGGTACTGGTCGCGCTCGACGTCCTGTCCGAGGGGGCGGGGACGGCGGAGCTGGAGAACGGCAGTCGGGTGGGGTAG